TTTGTTAATTCCTAACATGTCGTGTAACACTAACACTTGTCCATCCACCCCGCCACCTGCACCAATTCCTATAACAGGGATAGATATTTTTTTTGCAACAGCTTCAGCTAGTTTGGCCGGAATTTTTTCTAGTACCACAGCAAAACACCCTATACTTTCAAGGATTAACGCGTCTTGTATAAGTTTTTCAGCTTCTTCGTTTTCTTGTGCACGAACAGTGTAAGTACCAAATTTATAAATTGATTGCGGGGTAAGCCCCAAATGCCCCATTACAGGTATTCCGGCAGATAAAATGCGTGAAATAGACTCTTTTATTTCTTCTCCACCTTCTAGTTTTACAGCATGTACCCCAGATTCTTTCATAATTCGAATAGCTGAATTTAATGCTTCTTTCGAATTCCCTTGATACGAACCAAATGGTAAGTCAACTACAATCAGTGCTCTGTCTATTGCTCTTACTACAGAAGATGCGTGGTATATCATTTGATCTAAGGTAATGGGCAATGTGGTTTCGTGCCCAGCCATTACATTGGATGCAGAATCTCCTACAAGTATTACATCAATACCTGCACTATCTACAATTTTTGCCAAAGAATAATCGTATGATGTGAGCATTGAAATTTTTTCGCCACTGCGTTTCATTTCTTGCAATACGTTTGTGGTTACTTTTTTTACTTCTTTATGTACTGACATGATTCTAGCTATTTAAATGCACTTGATTATTATTTATAATCCCAATTACTTTCCCTGTTAATTTTGCTCCAATAAACGGAGTGTTTTTCGATTTCGATTTTATGTTTTTTTCTTCTACAGTCCATTCG
This genomic window from Bacteroidota bacterium contains:
- the panB gene encoding 3-methyl-2-oxobutanoate hydroxymethyltransferase, which translates into the protein MSVHKEVKKVTTNVLQEMKRSGEKISMLTSYDYSLAKIVDSAGIDVILVGDSASNVMAGHETTLPITLDQMIYHASSVVRAIDRALIVVDLPFGSYQGNSKEALNSAIRIMKESGVHAVKLEGGEEIKESISRILSAGIPVMGHLGLTPQSIYKFGTYTVRAQENEEAEKLIQDALILESIGCFAVVLEKIPAKLAEAVAKKISIPVIGIGAGGGVDGQVLVLHDMLGINKEFSPRFLRRYLNLYDQIQGAVSNYIKDVKTKDFPNKNEQY